ATCTTGTATCACAGAAGCAGGAAGCTAAAGTGGTTCTGATGGAACACTCGACAGCCAAATCAGGAAAGGATAGAATCAAAGGCTTTCTTGATGCGATAAAGGGTTACGATGGAATTGAGATAGTTGACAGGGTAGAATGTGAGGGACAGCTTGAAATCGCAATGCCTAAGATGAAAGAAATAATAGAATCAGGAACCAGGTTTGATCAGGTATTTTGTCTGAATGACCTTGCAAGTGTTGGTGTTGTTGCTGCGCTTGATGAGAAGAATATGCTTGATAAAGTCGATGTGTATGGTGTAGATGCATCACCTGATGCAAAGGCTCTGATTAAAGAAGGAATGATGAAAGCGACAGCAGCACAGTTTCCGTCGAGAATAGGAAAAGCAGCTGCGGAGAAAATATATGATTTACTTCAGGGCAAATCTGTGGAGGATTACATATATATTCCAGTAGAACTTGTGGAACAGTCCAATGTTGATACATATAGTGTTGAACGCTGGCAATAGGAGAATGCGATAATGGATAGAAACAGCACATTACAAATCCAGTTTTCCTTTATGAAAAATCTAAATTTTCTGATACTGATTTTTATAAGTGTCGTGACAATGTTTGGTGTAAGGGGCTGCATCAACGATAAAAGTGCTTTAGATTTTTTAAATACTGCGGGGAAATTACCTGTAGCGCAATGGAAAATATTTATTTTAAGTATAGGATATTTTATATGTCTGCTATTTTTACTCTCACTGCAATGCAAGAATAATTTTGAATTGTTCATAAAGATTACAGTCGAGATTCTTGTTGGACTTATGATATGCAATACAGTTTATTTCGGGTATGCAGGTGTGATTTTGTTAATACTTGCAGATGCAATACAGTATGCTCCGAATATGAAATACCGACTGTGGGTCATACTTATAGCGTGTATTATCTATATGATAGTTGATGCAAACGTGATATCTACGGTATATACATGTGTGCCGCTTGAGACGATGTGGATGTATTATGATGTGAATTCAAGGGTACTTTTGTTTGCTGTTTTAAAATTCCTTAATGCACTTAATCTTTTTTCATTTATCTACTATATGGTGGTTCTTATTGTAGACCAGATGAGTGAGAAAAAGAGGATACTTTGTCTGAACGAGGAACTTGAACAGAAGAATGCACAGCTTCTTGAATATGCAAAGCAGATGGAGACTGTTGTGCAGACGAAGGAGCGTAACAGACTTGCCAGAGAGATTCATGATACATTAGGACATGCACTTACAGGAATCATAACAGGGCTGGATGCATGCATAATGCTTATAGATGTCGCACCAGATGCGGTAAAGACACAGCTTACAGCCATTGCAGATGTTGCGCGTCAGGGAATGACGGATGTACGAAGATCAATCAAGGCACTCAGACCAGATGCACTTGATAAGATTAAATTAAAGGAAGCTCTTAAGCAGATGATATCTGAGATATCACAATCCACAGGTGTAAAGATCCAGTTTGATTGTGATATAGAGTTTGACTACTTTAATCAGGATGAAGAAGATGTAGTGTATCGAATTGTGCAGGAGAGTATTACAAATGGCATCAGGCATGGAAAAGCATCAGAGATAAATGTGAATATCCAAAGAGAATACAATCTGCTGACAATTACTATAAAGGATAATGGTATTGGATGTCCTGATGTAAAGCAGGGATTTGGACTGCATCATATGCATGAACGTTTACAGATGCTAAATGGCAGACTTAAATATGATGGAAGTGATGGATTTACAGTGTGTGCTGAAATACCAATCAGATGGGGAGAAGAGAAAAATGATTAAGATACTTATAGCTGATGACCAGGAACTGATTCGTCAGAGTTTGCAGATTATACTGAATAATGAGCAGGATTTTGAAGTGACAGATGCTGTTGAAAATGGGGTAAAGGTTATCCGTTCTATCCGTAAGAATAAGCCTGATGTGATACTTATGGATATCAGAATGCCTGAGATGGATGGTGTGGTATGTACACAGATTGTCAAAGAAAATTATGATGATATAAAGATAATCATTCTTACTACATTCGATGATGATGAGTATGTATTTAACGCTCTCAAATATGGTGCAAGCGGATATTTGTTAAAAGGTATTTCGATGAAAGAATTGTCAGATTCAATTCGCAAGGTCTACAAGGGCAATGCGATGATAAATGGTGACATAGCATCGAAGGTAGTAAAATTATTTTCTAAAATGGCACGTAGCAATCTGGTTATACAGGTTGACGAGAAGCAGTCGGAGAGTCTGAAGGACAATGAATGGCAGATTATTTCACAGGTCGGATGTGGACTGTCGAACAAAGAAATTGCGACAAAGCTTAATCTGTCAGAGGGAACAGTCAGAAATTCTCTTAGTACAATCCTTAGTAAACTGTGTCTTAGAGATAGAACACAGCTTGCAATATGGGCTGTACAGACGGGCGCAATTTATCATAATTTGGAAGATGGTGTGGAATAGATGAAAGATTTGCAGAAGAATACAATTCTTAAGTCTGTCGGAGTATTGCTGATGCTGCTGATAATGTGGATAGTAGTTGATGGCCGTGTCAAGACTTTGCTGGATGGCAATAAGCAGACTATTACAATAGGTGTTTTTTCCGATAGCTATTGGGGTGTTCAGAATGGATATTCATATCAGATAATAGATGACGCAATCAAAATTTTCGAGGATGAACATCCAGGGGTGAAAGTGGAGTATGTAAACGGAATTATAAAAAATGATTATTCAGAATGGCTTGCAGAGCAGCTGCTTAATGGAACAGCACCAGATGTATTTTTTATAATGAAAAGTGATTTCAATGATTTCGCCCAGCTTGGTGGTTTAAAAGATTTGAGTGGATTCATAAAAAGTGATACCGATTTTTCAGAAGATGATTTCTATAAGTCGGCTTTTGAAAGCGGGAAATATATGGACACGCAGTATGCATTGCCATATGAATGTGCGCCAAGACTTATGTTTATCAATAAGACTATATTAGACCAGGAAAATATTCCCATGCCGGATAAGGACTGGACATGGGAGGATTTCTACAATCTGTGTAAGAATGTGACAAAGGATACAAATGGGGACGGTGTCATAGACCAGTTTGGTGTAGTTGGATATTCATGGAAGGATGCATTTTACGAGAATAATGTCAACTTATTTAACGAAGATGGCACACAGTGTAATCTTGTAGGTGATAATGTAGAGGAAGCAATCCGTTTTGTTGAGAAGTTAAATAGTCTCACTGAGGGATATGAGGTTACAAGTAAGGATTTTAATTATGGAAAGGTTGCATGCATGCCGATGCTGTTTTCAGAGTATCGTGCATACAAATCATATCCGCTTAGCATTAAGAAGTATTCAGGATTTGAGTGGGAGTTCGTTGAGATGCCAGCTGGAGCACAGGGAGATAATGTATCAGAGCTTGACACACTTCAGGTTGGTATGAATGCCCGAATGAACAATGAGGGGCTTGCATGGGAATTTATGAAGCTGCTCACGTCAGACAGCCGTATTCAATCGGAGATATTTGATTATTCAGAGGGCGTATCTGTTATAAAGGCTGTTACAGAGTCAGATGATACGAGAATGGTATTGGAGAGGGCTTCCAACGACAGAGTCAATATGAGTACAGAAGTACTTGAGGATGTACTGAATAATGCCGTAGTTGATCCTACTTTCCGTAATTATGATTCGGCTATGGAACAGATAGATCAGTCCATGCAGGAAATTATGGGCGGCAACAAGAATATAAGCATGGAACTTATAGTAAGCAACAGGAAAATAAACCAGTATTTAGAAGACATAAAATAGAAATGTGACAAATGTCATGTGGGTGCATGACATATTTCTTAAAAAAAAGTGACGCATGTAAGGTGAATATGCGTCACTTTTTTTTTATACTTTTTTTAGAAACAAGGTAACTATTCAATAACCTTTCTAAAAAATAAAAAACGCGCCTCATATATGAGCAACAGCTACGAAGTAGCGAAACTGCACAATACAACGTGCGGTTTTGCGAATATATGAGTATAGGAACTGGATGGTTACGTTAGGAATGAAGAAGGAGGTAATAGTAATGAAGTACATTGTATTGGTCAGTCATGGCATGTTTGCACCTGGACTGCATGATGCATTGGGGATGCTTGTAGGTGAGAACAGGGAAGATATTCTTTCTACCAGCCTAAAAAATGGCATGGGTGCAGATGAGTTCGCAGAGAATGTGAGAAAACTCATATCTGTTGTAAAAGAAGATGATGAAATCCTTTTGTTTGCAGATTTGCTCGGTGGTTCACCACTTACTGTGAGTGCCAATGTGATAGCAGAAGAAGGATTGCTTGACAGAACAACAATGATTAGCGGGATGAACCTTCCACTTGTCTTAAGCGCAGCAGTGATGAAGGATGATATGGATATCGACGAGCTTAAAGCAGAATTGATTCCAGAGGGACAGGACGCTATTACAGAATTTACAATTCAGGCAACTGAAGATGAAGATGATATTTAATGTAGAGGAGGAAATTACAAATGGCAGTTTCATTTATTCGTGTTGATGATCGTATGATTCACGGACAGACATGTACAAGATGGTCTCTTGAGTATCCATGTGATGGATTAATCGCTGTAAATGATGCAGCAGCAAAGAATCCTGTATTAAAAGCAGCATACAAGAGCGCAAGCGGTAAGAAGACTTTCGTATGGACATTGGAAGAGTTTCAGGCAAAATGCGGCAAGGTACTTGCAAGCAAGGACAATTATTTCCTGATTACCAAAAATCCAATAGACATGAAGAAGATTCTTGTAGATCAGGCTTTCAAGCCAGGACTTAACAAGGTAATAATCGGACCTTGCAATGACAGACCAGGAGCTACAAAGCTTGGTAACAACCAGTCAATCACACAGGAAGAAGCTCAGGCTCTTGAGGACATCACAAATGCAGGTTACAATGTAGAATTTGCATTATTAAAGGAAGAGGCAATTGGACCATGGTCTAAATTCAGAGGCCAGTTTGGATTTAATTAGGGAGGAATGAAAAATGACAATTAGTTGGTTTCAAGCCGTAATATTGGCAATATTTGCATGTTTATCAAGTATGCCAGGTCTTGGCGGTTCTTCAATAGGTAACTATACATTAGGTCGTCCGCTTGTAGGTGGACTTGTATGTGGTATCGTTCTTGGCGATATACCTACTGGTATCATGGTAGGATGTGCAATGCAGATTATCTACATCGCACTTGTAACTCCAGGTGGAACTGTTTCAGCAGACGTTCGTGCTGTCAGCTACATCGGTATCCCTCTTGCAATGGTTGCACTTAAGAGCTATGGTCTTGAGGCATCAAGTTCAGAAGGAACAGCACTTGCTACATCATTCGGTGCCATGGTTGGTACTGTAGGAACAGTATTATTTTATGGAACAGCAACAATCAACCTTGTATGGCAGCATATCGGCTGGAAAGCAGTTGAGAAGAGAGAGTACAAGAAATTATATCTCGTAGATATGGGATTACCTTGGATTTCTCATTTGATTTGTTCATTCATCCCAACACTTATTATGTGTAAATTAGGCGCTAACGTAGTTGAACTTATCAAGACTACACTTCCTATGGATGGTATCGCAATGAAGACATTATTTACAGTAGGTTCATTACTTCCTTGTGTAGGTATTGCAATTCTCTTAAAGCAGATTGTTAAAAAAGCAACAGATTTCATTCCATTCTTCTTTGGTTTTGTACTTGCATCATCAATGGGTGTAAATCTCGTTGGAGCAACAATTATTGCAGCAATGTTCGCTGTTATGAACTACAAGATTAAGATGCTTGCAATCAGAAAACCTGCAGTAGCATCAGGTACTTACGATGATGATGACGAGGAGGATATATAAGATGGAGAAGAAATTATCTAAAAAAGCTTTATTGAAATCTTTCCATAACTGGTATTATGGACATCTGACATGTTTTTCTCAGGAACACATGCAGACATTTGGTTACCTCTGTGCAATGCTTCCATTAGTAGAAGAATTGTATGATGATGAAGAGAAAAAAGCAGAGGCAATGAATACATACACAGCTTTCTTCAATACAGAGCCACAGCTTGGAACAGTAGTAATCGGTATTACAGCCGGTCTTGAAGAGGCAAGAGCAAACGGAGAAGATGGTGTTGATGATGAAACAATCAACGGTTTAAGAGCTGGTCTTATGGGACCAATAGCTGGTATCGGTGATTCACTGGTAGTTGGAACAGTTATTCCTATTTTACTTGGAATCGCACTTGGTATGTCAACAGGTGGTTCACCATTAGGTGCAATCTTCTATATTATAGTTTGGAACTTATTTGCTTATTTTGGAATGAAATTCCTGTATTTCAAGGGCTATCAGCTCGGTGGAAAAGCAGTTGAATTCCTGGTAGGACCTCAGGGTGAAGCAATCAGAGATTCAATTTCTGTACTTGGTGGAATGGTAATCGGTGCAGTTGCTGCAACATGGGTAAGCGTAACGACCTCATTTAAACTCTTTAATGATGAAGGTGAAGCATATCTTGTTTTACAGGATAAATTCAACGAGGTTTTACCTGGTTCTCTTACAGCAGCATTTGTTATGTTATGCTGGTACTTAATGGCAAAAAAGAAATTATCACCTGTAAAAGTAATGTTACTCTTAGTAGTAGTAGCGTTCGTAGGTGTATTGGTTGGATTCTTTGATCCTAATCTTTCATACTAATTTCTTTTATATATTTCTTTTACTTTTTCTCGGGCAGATACAGTATTGCATCTGTCCGGGACTTTATAATTACATCTTGGTCGAAGATGCCCCTTCTTCTACAGGGGGAGCAAATATTGAATATACATTCGGGTAATCTCTTAATGAGGTATTGCGAAAATTATAGATTGATGTGGGAGGGTAATATGATCGAATCCAGAAAGAATTTTTTAACGGTTGAAGCAGACAGACAGATTAAGGCACTCAAGCTTATAGGACGTTGGAGAACAATGTGTATAGGGCTTTCTGCAATCGGTGTGCCATTTATTTATGCGGGCTTTTGTGGCATGAATCAGGCTATATGGATGAGAGTGGTTGGAATAATACTCCTGGTAATTGGCTTTATATTAGCAGCCATATTAAATCTTGGAATCAAAAATGGAAAGAGAAACGTAAATAAAATTCTGGCAGTGATAGAGGGTAAGTAGTATGGGCAATAAATATGCTCTTATTTGTATGGATTTAGATGGGACTCTTTTAGATGAGAAAAAGCAGATTTCAGAGCGTGCAAAAAAGGCGCTGTATGAGGCAAAAGAAAGAGGAATCTATATTGCGTTTATATCAGGCAGAATGTTGCATGCTGTCGAACTTATAGAGAAACAGCTGGGATTTAAGTGTATCGAGGGAAGTTCGGCTGGTACATATATAACAATGGATGGAAAATGCATAGAAAGTCATACGATGGATTGTGATGATATGCTTTTTGTGTATGACAATTATGCGAAGAAATATAATATTCCGCTGTGGATATATCAGGCAAATAACTGGTATGTTACAGAGGTGGATGAGATGGTTGAGAATGAAAGTAAGATTATAAATTATTCGCCAGAAGTAGTTAATCCGCATGAACTTGCCAGGCGTTGGAAAGAAGAAGGAATAAGACCGAACAAGGTTTTGATCGGTGCGGATGAGAAGATTGTTGATGAAATAAAGAACAATCTGGAAAGTGCAGATTTACAAAATCTTAGTTTCGCACGTTCGGCACCTATTTATCTGGAGATAGCACCAAAGGGTGTGAATAAGGGAACTGCAATCGCTGAGATATGCAATAAATTAAATCTTGACGTAGAAAAGACTATTGCGTTTGGAGATCAGGAGCTTGATGTCTCAATGATTCAGGCAGCAAAGACAGGTGTGGCAATGGGCAATGCACCAGACCATGTCAAGGAAGTGGCAGACATAATCACTCTTAGCAATGAAGAGGACGGTGTCGCTGTTGCAATGGAAAAATATGTATTAAATTAATTTGGAACACAGGATTCTTTGTATAGGATTGAGCTATAAATTTGCAAAGGAGGACTATGTGTGCGTATATGGAAAGCAATATTCAGCGTATTAACTATTATTTTTGGCTCACTGGGACTGATAAACATAGTTTCTACTGATATAACACTGCCGATTATGTTTGTCTTTATGGGATTAACTATGTTGACAAATGCAAAGGAGTGTTATGATAAAGGTGCGAAGAAAGATGCTATGATATTTGCAGGCATAGCGATTTTTGTCTATGTAGTCACAGCATATAATCTGATAAGCAGATTTATGTAACTTCCAGTTTGTAAAACTGATGGAATAAAAAAATGTAAAGCTGGGAGCATTAGCTTCTGGCTTTTTAAGTTAAAGCAAATAGAAGTAAATAATGGTCAAAAAACAATCGACATCCGACCTCGCACACGTTATGATATAGGTAATCTAATAAGAAAACAGTGTTATCATTACCGCATATTGAGTGAGAATGGTAGCCATAAATATGAATTCGTAGGAACGGAATGGTTGAACCCTCAGGGTGACAGTGTCACTCATTTGTCAGCGAGAGGTGCTTAACTTAGATGATTTTCAGTTTTCTTATTTTGACATGGATTTACAGGAAGGGTAGAAAAATCAATGATTTCATTGACTTATCTTAACTCAAAATAATATAGGTTTCCAACGAGGACTTGAACTCCTAAGTGACAAGTTTTTATTATTTCACTTGTCTACCTAGAAGGGAGCATATCAATTCTATGTACTCGTTTAGGATTATAGCTTGTATGGTTGAAATGGTTAATCCATGAAGTCATTCTTCTATATCCTAAGATATGATTAAAGCGTTCGTCATACTCCTTTATAAGTTCTGCCAATTTCATATTTTCTGCTTCTTGTTCAGGAATCTCGCGATGCAACCATTTATAGTAGGCAGATCTTGATATTTCAAGTTGCTTACACATCCAATTAATACTCCAGTTCTTTGTTTCATAAAAAAACTTTATTGCCATAAATTTTGAATCATAGCGGAGTTTTCCAAGCCTCACATCCTTTCGAAATCCTGTACTTTTTTTAATAATTCAGCCAACATATCCTTTTCTTGTAATTGTCTTTTTAGGCGAGCATTTTCTCTACGAAGGCGTTCTAATTCATCTACTTCTTCATCTGTTTTATGTTGTCCTCGCCTATCAGTTAATCCTTCTTCACCTTGTGTAATATACTTTCTTACCCAAGAATAGACCTGATTATAAGAAACACCATAAATACTTGCTGTTCCTTTATAATCGTGGTTGTGATTAATACAGTAATCCACGATTTTCTTACGTTCTTCAATGGTTGTTTTTTTTCTTGATTCTGCCATATAAACCTCCCGTTTAGGATTATAATCCCGAAGTTTTCTATTAGCATTATACAATAAAACCCATCGTCTAAGTGTTTCTTTTGAAGGAATTCCGTATCGAGCAGCAATCGTTCTTAAACTACCTTTTCCAGCAATATAATCTTCAACCGCCGAAATCTTATCAGATGATAAATAATTTCTGTTACCACTAGAAGGAAGAAATGCATCAACTCCATCCTGAAGATATCTTGGAATCCAATCAGTGATAATAGAATTGCCATTTTTGAAATGAATGCCATATTTATCACATAATTCCATTTCTGAAAGGTTTCCATATAAGTATTCTTCACATACTTTTATAATTATTTCTTTTGAATATTTAGACATAAAAAACCCCCTTAAGTAGATTTTGGTTATTTACCTTGTCTACTTAAGGGGAATCATACCACCCTGCTTCTGTTTTACGATATCGTTATTCCGGTGAAGACGACAGCAAAGAGCGTGCTGAAAGGATTGGAAGTGCAGAATGTTGGGGCTGGAGAATATCATATTGAAGTGGAGGAATAAAGAAAAATTTAAAAAAATTTATATTTTTAAGTTGACTTTTTAGCCTGTATGGCATATTCTGATAATAGCTAATAAAAGAAATTAGATTTCTACAGATCAAACTTCTGCAGGAAAAAGAAAAAGCTCAGAGTCGTGACCTCTGAGCTTTTTCTATTCCGTTATGTAAGGTGGCTTATACCTTTAGGCTGGTGCCGCTAATCGTCTCTTTCCAACCATTTGCAAATAAAGTAGCTAACAATACCTGCCATTACGGAGACAATAAAAGAAATTAGAATATCCACAGATTTCACCTCCCTTCTACCGGAAGGAGTCGCGGCTATTTAAGCATATCATATTACAAGTGATTTGGCAAAATGTTCACTGAAAGAGAAAATAGGGCTTTAAGTTATATTGAAATGTAGAATATATATAAAGAGATTGAAAAACAGAAAGAAAAATTGTATAATTTTACCTATAACAACAAAGGAGGATCTTTAAAATGGATCGTTTGAAAGGTAAAGTAGCTATTATTACAGGAGGTAACTCAGGAGTTGGAGAAGCAACAGCAAAAATGTTCGCTAAAGAAGGCGCAACTGTTGTTATCACAGCAAGAAGAGAGGCTGCTCTGGAGAAAGTAGCAGAAGAGATAAAAGCAGCAGGCGGAGAAGTTTATGCTGTTTCAACAGATATCTCGAAGAAAGGAGATCCGGAGCGATTGATGGATCTCGTGATTGAAAAGTATGGCAAGGTAGATATTCTTGTGAATAATGCAGGAATCCTTGAGGAAGGGCTGAAACCAATCGATCGATTCTCAGACGAAGATCTTGATCGTATCGTAGAGACGAATGAAAAAGGAACTATGCGCTGCATGCGTGCAGCAGCACAGAAGATGCAGGCAGGAGCATCCATCGTAAATGTTGCTTCTATTGCCGGAGTAAAGGGATGTGGCGGAGCTGCTTATGTAGCATCAAAAGCAGCAATTGTAGGTGTGACAAAGCATACAGCACTTCGTTTCCAGGCAACAGGTATTCGTTGTAATGCAATCTGCCCGGGAAATATTATTACACCAATGACATCAGGAACAAATCCGGCAGCACTTGATCCGGATATGATTGGTGCGATGTCAACACATAGTAATCTTAGAACACCATCTTGTACAGCCGAAGACGTAGCAAATGTAATTTTGTTCTTTGCAAGTGATGAATCAAAGGCGATTACAGGACAGGCAATTGTAACAGATTTTGGAGCTATGCTGTAAGAATATAATATGGTTAACAAAAACAGGAGCAGAGATTGTTCCTGTTTTTGTTACTGTTCACAGTACCTGTGACCAGCAACGCATCTCACCATTTTAAATCGCCTTTGGCGATGGGCGAGATGCCGTTCAAGATAAAACGTGCATCCTCCGTGCCAATCAGCGTAGTGATTGACACGGGAGTGAACAGTAACCCTGTTTTTTTACTATATTAGGAAAGTTTGCTCTAAGGGGTGTTCATTTTGGGAAATATACTTTATGCTTAGAGTAAACAAAAAAAGAGTGGTGAGATAAGATGAAAACAAGAGAGGAAGCAGTTACCTATGGTCTGACTTTTCAGGACAGCTATGAAGACAGACCCTTCAAAGACCAACGATGGCAAGTAATCCGTGTAAAGCCAAGTAAAAAGATATTTTTGTGGATTTATGAAAAAGACGAAAAGATTTGCTTGAATGTAAAGACTGATTTTAGATGGAGAGATTTCTGGCGTGCTGCGTATCCGTCAGTAATTCCAGGATATCATCAGAACAAAGAGCATTGGAATACAATTATTCTGGATGGATCTGTTCCGGACAAGGATATTAAGCAGATGATCGGCGAGAGCTATGACCTTGTGACAGACAGCCCTACGAAAAGAATCTATGAGGCTGTGAAAAAGATTCCGAAAGGGCATGTGGCAACTTACAGTCAGGTTGCGAAGATGGCAGGAAATGAAAAGATGTCTAGGGCTGTTGGGAATGCACTTCACAAGAATCCAGATCCGGAGCATATTCCATGTTTCCGTGTCGTGAATGCAAAAGGAGAGCTTGCCGGAGCATTTGCGTTTGGCGGAGCGAATGTGCAGGCAGAGCTTTTGAGAGAAGATGGTGTGGAGGTTATAGATGGAAAGGTGGATCTGAAAAAGTATCGGATGTAACGATGGAATGAGATTTTATCTTAGACCACTGAAAAAAGAAGAAATTGAGGGAGCGAGTTTGTTGAGCGATGAATGTGTGGGAAAGAATCTTTATCCAACAGAGGAAATTGCTGCAACGCTTAATGATCAAGAAGGAATATCGGGGAAATGAACTTGCGGTAGAAATGATGCGGAGATTTACTACAAATTACTTTAGGAGGGATGAAGGATGAAAATTAAACTTTTACCCAAATTTATCATTTCACTGGGGATTGTTGGGTTGATACTTACAATTGCGACATCACTCTTTAGTTATGCGACGTCTAAATCCTACCTTGGGAAAATGTATGCAAAGCGAGTGATGACAAATTGTAATGTTATAGCTGCGATGATTGATGTGGAAGATGTAAAAACAATTATTTCGGATGGAGGAAATCAGACACCGGAGTATCAAAAAATGTGCAAACTTTTTAACCAGCTGAAAAAAGATGGTGACGTTACATCTCTTTCACTCGTAGTTCCGGACGAAGATAG
This Ruminococcus hominis DNA region includes the following protein-coding sequences:
- a CDS encoding SDR family NAD(P)-dependent oxidoreductase, whose product is MDRLKGKVAIITGGNSGVGEATAKMFAKEGATVVITARREAALEKVAEEIKAAGGEVYAVSTDISKKGDPERLMDLVIEKYGKVDILVNNAGILEEGLKPIDRFSDEDLDRIVETNEKGTMRCMRAAAQKMQAGASIVNVASIAGVKGCGGAAYVASKAAIVGVTKHTALRFQATGIRCNAICPGNIITPMTSGTNPAALDPDMIGAMSTHSNLRTPSCTAEDVANVILFFASDESKAITGQAIVTDFGAML
- a CDS encoding helix-turn-helix domain-containing protein: MSKYSKEIIIKVCEEYLYGNLSEMELCDKYGIHFKNGNSIITDWIPRYLQDGVDAFLPSSGNRNYLSSDKISAVEDYIAGKGSLRTIAARYGIPSKETLRRWVLLYNANRKLRDYNPKREVYMAESRKKTTIEERKKIVDYCINHNHDYKGTASIYGVSYNQVYSWVRKYITQGEEGLTDRRGQHKTDEEVDELERLRRENARLKRQLQEKDMLAELLKKVQDFERM
- a CDS encoding methylated-DNA--[protein]-cysteine S-methyltransferase, coding for MKTREEAVTYGLTFQDSYEDRPFKDQRWQVIRVKPSKKIFLWIYEKDEKICLNVKTDFRWRDFWRAAYPSVIPGYHQNKEHWNTIILDGSVPDKDIKQMIGESYDLVTDSPTKRIYEAVKKIPKGHVATYSQVAKMAGNEKMSRAVGNALHKNPDPEHIPCFRVVNAKGELAGAFAFGGANVQAELLREDGVEVIDGKVDLKKYRM